The proteins below come from a single Treponema phagedenis genomic window:
- a CDS encoding DUF2156 domain-containing protein — protein sequence MNLLPKYPVFEPISLEMMEEITPHLVVLPDGISEFTFVGLYLFRNTYAYKVSQKDDLIIISGSQDGKTFFITPCCSGSSELISELFQTHDYWKLISESFIQNNPQIFTHLNFELREDRDNFDYIYLRTDLATLSGKKFHKKKNHVNAFQLAYPEFELRALTSDTKKDAIEVLDYWASKQENPEKTDYYAAKEALELLEHFKMKGSVLYVKNTPIAWCLAEPIASGKMVAVHFEKARTDFRGAYQYINYAFAQSLSENFEFINREQDLGDEGMRQAKMSYRPCGFVKKYKIEKR from the coding sequence ATGAACCTTTTACCTAAATATCCTGTTTTTGAGCCGATTTCGTTAGAAATGATGGAAGAAATAACGCCTCATTTAGTGGTACTTCCCGATGGTATTTCCGAATTCACTTTTGTAGGTTTGTACTTATTCAGAAATACCTATGCATACAAGGTTTCTCAAAAAGATGATCTTATTATTATTTCAGGTTCACAAGATGGTAAAACTTTTTTCATTACTCCATGTTGTTCCGGCAGCTCTGAATTAATTTCAGAGCTTTTTCAAACACATGATTATTGGAAGCTTATTTCCGAGAGTTTTATACAAAACAATCCGCAAATTTTTACACATTTAAATTTTGAATTGCGTGAAGACAGAGATAACTTTGATTACATATATTTACGTACCGACTTGGCAACTCTTTCCGGTAAGAAATTTCACAAAAAAAAGAATCATGTTAATGCGTTTCAGCTTGCATATCCCGAGTTTGAATTGAGAGCGCTTACCTCCGACACAAAAAAAGATGCTATTGAGGTTCTTGATTATTGGGCATCCAAACAAGAAAACCCTGAAAAAACGGATTATTATGCGGCAAAAGAGGCTTTAGAACTTCTGGAACATTTTAAGATGAAAGGTAGTGTTTTATATGTAAAAAATACACCTATTGCCTGGTGCTTAGCAGAGCCGATTGCTTCAGGTAAAATGGTTGCTGTTCATTTTGAAAAAGCTCGCACGGATTTTCGAGGTGCGTATCAATATATTAACTATGCTTTTGCGCAGTCTTTATCTGAAAATTTTGAGTTTATTAATCGAGAGCAGGATCTTGGGGATGAGGGAATGCGCCAAGCAAAAATGTCATATCGTCCTTGCGGGTTTGTAAAAAAATATAAGATTGAAAAAAGGTAG
- a CDS encoding pyridoxal-phosphate dependent enzyme — translation MKLVSTRNTNNKVSFLQALLSCMPEDGGLYVPYEEQDLRSWILHLDENSSFSNVAGSLTAALLKEELSPAVSERIADSAFKDYAPRLRQLDDGLFQLELFHGPTGSHRDFGLLWLASTLEHVLTMQGKTATVLTPSMGKGGRSVAAAFGNKKRLKAIVIYPRGYAKGYDEKFTMQKGGSIYPVEMDGSYAEIERLVREVYQDRELVSKYNLTLANTINIGRIIPQTFFYPFAFTRIKKRSSGNIYYAIPSGNYGNITAGLYAWKFRLPVSGFITDATASLTSDVHGFCVCLDSMIPLAERGPADPATPSNIERLEQVFSISPALMRSFLFPVHVNHERINEIIGTVYHKYGIMFDSQTATVYEAALKSNRISQKGAETLVLISKDHPAFESERLRAACGEAPIIPERLKNMDVPIKDVHLINGKKEEILQILQTITE, via the coding sequence ATGAAACTGGTTAGTACAAGAAATACGAATAACAAGGTTTCTTTTCTTCAGGCACTGTTGTCCTGTATGCCTGAAGACGGCGGCTTGTATGTTCCTTATGAAGAGCAGGATTTACGCTCTTGGATATTGCATTTGGATGAAAACTCTTCTTTCAGCAATGTAGCCGGCAGTTTAACCGCGGCGCTGCTAAAAGAAGAACTGAGCCCTGCGGTATCTGAAAGAATTGCGGATTCCGCTTTTAAGGATTACGCTCCTCGATTACGCCAGCTTGATGACGGGTTGTTCCAACTTGAGCTTTTTCACGGGCCTACCGGTTCTCATCGAGATTTTGGGCTTTTATGGCTGGCATCCACACTTGAACATGTTTTAACCATGCAGGGAAAAACAGCTACCGTTTTGACTCCCAGCATGGGAAAGGGAGGAAGAAGCGTTGCCGCCGCCTTCGGAAATAAAAAAAGGCTGAAAGCTATTGTCATTTATCCGCGCGGTTATGCAAAAGGATATGATGAAAAATTTACAATGCAGAAAGGAGGTTCAATCTATCCGGTAGAAATGGATGGCAGTTATGCGGAAATAGAAAGACTGGTTCGGGAAGTATATCAGGATAGGGAGTTAGTTTCAAAGTATAATTTAACACTTGCAAACACAATAAATATCGGCAGGATTATTCCGCAAACGTTTTTTTATCCTTTTGCTTTTACGCGGATAAAAAAACGTTCATCCGGTAATATATATTACGCAATCCCGTCAGGTAATTACGGAAATATTACAGCCGGATTGTATGCATGGAAATTTCGGCTGCCGGTAAGCGGATTTATTACCGATGCAACGGCCTCACTTACATCTGATGTACACGGTTTTTGTGTATGTTTGGATTCTATGATACCGCTTGCTGAAAGAGGCCCTGCAGATCCCGCAACTCCCTCAAATATTGAAAGACTTGAACAAGTTTTTTCTATAAGTCCCGCTTTAATGCGCAGCTTTTTGTTTCCTGTTCATGTAAATCATGAACGAATAAACGAAATTATTGGCACAGTTTATCATAAATATGGTATAATGTTTGATAGCCAAACAGCAACGGTGTATGAGGCGGCTTTAAAAAGCAATAGAATTTCACAAAAAGGAGCGGAAACGTTAGTGCTTATTTCTAAAGATCATCCCGCTTTTGAAAGTGAACGATTGCGGGCTGCTTGCGGAGAAGCGCCCATCATACCCGAACGACTTAAAAATATGGATGTCCCGATAAAAGACGTGCATTTAATTAACGGTAAGAAAGAAGAAATTCTTCAAATACTACAAACTATTACGGAATGA